The following coding sequences lie in one Zingiber officinale cultivar Zhangliang chromosome 2B, Zo_v1.1, whole genome shotgun sequence genomic window:
- the LOC122048184 gene encoding cytochrome P450 84A1-like, whose product MAWLEQVHLVVVGFLVPLAVLLVCSTAASTWRRRKQLPFPPGPTPLPIIGNMLIMNQLTHRGLAKLNERYGSGLCHFRLGARHAFSVSTPELAREVLQAQDAVFSNRPASAAVSYLTYGRADMAFAHYGPFWRQARKLCVMNLFSRKRTASWASVQVELGKAVRAVAERADAGAAINVGELMYKMTMGIIFRAAFGTQSCGEQGELFIAVMQEFSRLFGAFNVGDFISSLRWLDPHGINRRLKAARGSLDKFINRIIDEHIANPKAEDSAERDIVDEMLVFLDEVDSGVVGGRTREEDELLKGQLRLTRNNIKAIIMDLMFGGTETVASAIEWAMAELMKNPDEMSRVQEELTTTIGGLDRQVQESDLEKLPYLKCVVKETLRLHPPIPLLLHETAEESQVAGFSVPAESRVMVNVWAIGRDRSVWKDAGEFRPARFAPGGEEAAVDFKGNFFEFLPSGSGRRSCPGMYLGLHALELAVAQMAHCFTWVLPGRMKPSELDMGDVFGLSAPRAVRLVAVPTHRLTCPLL is encoded by the exons ATGGCATGGCTTGAGCAAGTGCACCTCGTGGTGGTTGGTTTTCTTGTTCCTTTAGCGGTACTGCTTGTTTGCTCGACGGCTGCGTCCACGTGGAGGCGGAGGAAGCAGCTGCCTTTTCCACCGGGGCCGACGCCGCTGCCGATCATCGGCAACATGCTGATAATGAACCAGCTGACGCACCGCGGGCTGGCGAAGCTGAACGAGCGGTACGGGTCGGGGCTCTGCCACTTCCGCCTCGGCGCGCGGCACGCCTTCTCGGTGTCGACCCCGGAGCTGGCGCGCGAGGTGCTGCAGGCGCAGGACGCCGTGTTCTCCAACCGACCGGCGTCCGCCGCGGTTTCGTACCTGACGTACGGCCGCGCCGACATGGCGTTCGCCCACTACGGCCCATTCTGGCGCCAGGCGAGGAAGCTGTGCGTTATGAACCTGTTCAGCAGGAAGCGAACGGCGTCGTGGGCGTCTGTGCAAGTCGAGCTGGGCAAGGCGGTGCGGGCGGTTGCGGAGAGGGCTGACGCCGGCGCCGCAATCAACGTTGGGGAGCTCATGTACAAGATGACGATGGGCATCATATTCCGAGCGGCCTTCGGGACACAGAGCTGCGGAGAACAGGGTGAGTTATTCATCGCCGTCATGCAAGAGTTCTCTAGGCTCTTCGGGGCCTTCAACGTAGGTGACTTCATCTCCTCTCTCCGGTGGCTGGATCCCCATGGCATCAACCGGCGTCTCAAG GCGGCACGAGGATCGTTGGATAAGTTTATCAATAGAATTATCGACGAACACATCGCGAACCCAAAGGCTGAGGACTCGGCGGAGCGCGACATAGTCGACGAGATGCTTGTGTTCCTAGACGAGGTCGATTCCGGCGTTGTTGGTGGAAGAACTAGGGAAGAGGATGAACTGCTGAAGGGTCAGTTGAGGTTGACGAGAAACAACATTAAAGCAATAATCATG gacttgatgtttggcgGCACGGAGACGGTGGCATCGGCGATTGAATGGGCGATGGCGGAGCTGATGAAGAACCCCGACGAGATGAGTCGCGTGCAGGAAGAGCTGACCACCACCATCGGCGGACTCGATAGGCAAGTCCAAGAGAGCGACCTCGAGAAGCTGCCGTACCTCAAGTGCGTGGTGAAGGAGACGCTACGGCTGCACCCGCCCATCCCGCTGCTGCTCCACGAGACAGCGGAGGAGAGCCAGGTTGCGGGGTTCTCGGTTCCGGCGGAGTCTCGAGTGATGGTCAATGTGTGGGCCATCGGGCGGGATAGGTCGGTGTGGAAGGATGCTGGGGAGTTCCGACCGGCGCGCTTCGCCCCAGGCGGCGAGGAGGCGGCGGTTGACTTCAAGGGGAACTTCTTCGAGTTCCTTCCCTCCGGGTCGGGCCGGCGGTCGTGCCCTGGGATGTATCTGGGTTTGCACGCGCTGGAGCTGGCAGTGGCGCAAATGGCGCACTGCTTCACTTGGGTGTTGCCTGGCAGGATGAAACCCAGCGAGTTGGACATGGGCGACGTCTTCGGGCTGTCCGCACCCAGGGCAGTGCGGCTAGTGGCCGTCCCCACCCACCGCCTCACCTGCCCACTTCTTTGA